The genomic region GCCTTTTACCCCAGGCGGGCGAGGCCGTTTCCGCCCCCGGGGTTGGTGGTAAAAAACAACTAATAATTAATAACGCCCTTTTTAGCAGTGCAGATCTTAGAAAGCTGATCTTAAGCGATCAGCTTTCTTTTCTGGACAAAATCTCTGTTTCTTCTCTACAATAAAAAGAGGAGGGAACAGGATGAAAAAACGGCGCATTTTAATCTGTGATGATGAAGAAAAAGTAGTGCAGCTAATCCAAGTCTACTTGCACCGGGAAGGTTACGAGACGGCGGCCGCCTACACCGGACGCCAATGCTTGGAGAAAGTTAGCCAATTCCGGCCGGACCTGCTGATCCTGGATATCATGATCCCGGAGGGGGATGGTTTCTTTGTTTGTCAGGAGATCCGGAAAGAAAGCAACCTCCCCATTATTATGCTAACCGCCCGCGGTGAAGAGAGCGACCGGGTGTTGGGGCTTGAAATCGGTGCCGATGACTACGTGGTCAAACCCTTCAGTCCCCGGGAATTAACCGCCCGGGTCAAAGCCACCCTCCGCCGCCGGGAATGGGATGCCACCTCCAAGCCGGATCGAATGAACTACGGCGACTTAGTGCTAGACAAAAAGGAACGGCGGGTCTTCGTGGCCGGCCAGGAAGTTCCCCTTACCCCCAAAGAATTTGACTTATTGGCACTCATGGCGGCCAGCCCTTCCCGGGTGTTTAGCCGGGACTTGCTGTACGAAATCGTTTGGGGTAACGATGCCTTAGGCGACGTGCGCACCGTTGACGTCCATCTTACCCGCTTACGAAGTAAGATTGAAGAAAGAAGCGACTACCGGTATTTACACACGGTCTGGGGGATCGGTTACCGTTTCGAGGTAAAGCAAAAATGATGAACAAAATCGGCCTAAAACTAACCGCCTCTTATATCCTGGTCATCGTGGTCGCCACCCTCGTCCTAGGCCTCCTCTTTGCCGGAACCGCCCGCCGGTTTTTATTTGCCGAAAAACAACGGGAGTTGGTGCGGAAAGGTAAACAACTCGGGCAAACCGTAATCGGCTTTTTCACCGGAGAAATCTCCGCTGCCACCGGGGAAAAAATCCTGGAAGTCACCGGTCAGCATTTAGAGGCCAAAATTCTGGTCCTTGACCGACAGGGGCGCCGGTTGGCGATGACGCCCGGCCTCGGGCTACGGGGCGCCCTGCTTTCCCGCGTCGATTTTGCCCGGGTGATCAAAGGAGAAACCGTTGTCCGGCGTGGCTATAACCCAATTTTAGGGGTAAATGCGATCTTTGTGGGGACCCCGGTCCAGACCAAGGGTGGCCAAATCGTCGGCGCGGTTTTTTTAATTGCGCCCTTAACCGCGATGAGCGGGTTAATCAGCGGCCTATGGCGCCTGGGCGCTTTCGCCGCCCTGATCGGCTTCGCCTTCGCCCTCCTGCTCGCCCTCTACCTTTCCCGCACCATCTCCGCCCCGATTTTGCGCTTGCAAGCCGCGGCCGCCGCCATGGCCAAAGGCAACTTTAACGTCCGCGTCCCGTTCGGCTCCGATGAAATCGGCGCCTTGGCCGCGGCGTTCAACCGCATGGCCGATGAGTTGGGAAAAAGCATGGCCGCGCTCAACCGGGAAAAACACAAAGTCGAACGGATCCTGGCCGATTTGGCGGAAGGCGTCTTGGCCGTCGAACCCAACGGGACACTTATGTTTATCAACAATAAAGCCCGGGAACTTTTTGGCGAGCCGGCTGCCCTCTCCTTTGAAGCCTTTCCGGCGATCCAGGACTTAATCGGGAAAGTAGTGGAAACGCACCGCCCGGAGCGGACCGAATTGAACCTCCGGGAAGATACGGCAATTTTAGCCCACACCTCGCCCCTCCTCGACGGCGAACAACTCTGGGGGATTATTGTGGTTTTCCAAGATATTACGGCTTTACGCCAAGTGGAAAAGCTGCGAAAACAACTGAACGCCGACCTCGCCCACGAACTGCGGGCCCCGCTAACCATTATCCAGGGGCAAACCGAGGCGCTTTTAGATGGGGTAATCGAAGAAGAAGCGGAAAAACAGAAAGCTTTACGGGATATTCTCGGGGAGACCGTCCGCCTTAGTGAGATGGTCCGGGCTTTGCTGGAGATCGCTCATCTCGACCGCGGTCCCCAAGCCCTCAATAAGCGTGTCTTTTGCCTCAAAACTTTGGTTGTTTCCTTGGCCGAAAAGTATCAGGCCATTGCCAAGAAGAAAAAAATAACCCTCACGACCATTCTCCCGGCCGGAGATAATTTCCTCCTGGTCGAGGCCGATGAAGCCCGGATTGGGCAGGTTATTAGAAACTTCTTGGATAATGCCCTCCGCTACACCCCGCCCGGTGAAGAAGTACTGATTCGCCTCCAGGCGCAGGATGACACCGTCCAGGTTGAAGTAACCGACCGTGGGCCCGGCATTCCCGAAGCCGAGCAACCGTTGATTTGGGAACGGTTTTACAAAGTAAATAAAGCCCGGACTGCCGGGGAGGGCGGGGTCGGACTGGGTCTGGCCATCGCCAAGGACATTATCCAGGCGACGGGCGGGGAAATCTGGGTTAAGAGTACGGAGGGAAAGGGCGCGACCTTCGGTTTTTCGTTACCGCGCCTCTCCTCCCCACCCCCTCCGGATCACTGTCCTTCCCCCAACTCCGGATAGACAACAGGCGCTTGGACCTCCGGGCAATTACGGTTGGCCGTCCGGGCCGTGATCAACCGGCCAATGGTGTACGCCTCCATCTGCGCGGCCGGGAAAGGTTGCAGAAAGGACAGGAGCTCGGCCGTGCTCAGCCCGGCGGACAGCCAAGCCCGCTCTTGCTCCCGTGGCAGGATCACCGGCATCCGTTTTTTCGTATTATGGATCCTGGCCAAAAGCGGGTTGGCCTCCGTCGTTAGAATGCTGTAAGTCCGGAAAAGCTCACCGGTGGTTGGGTCGGCCCACTCCTCCCAGATCCCGGCGAAAGAAAAGACCGTGCGGTCCTTGAGGAAAATGTAGTAGGGATATTTTTTGCCCTGGAAAAGACGCCACTCGTAAAAACCGTCGGCCGGCACCAGGCAGCGGCGCCGCTGCACAGCCTGGCGGAAAGAGGGTTTTTCCAACACCGTCTCCGCCCGGGCGTTCAGGGTCTTCCCCCGGATCTGGGCCGCCTGCGCCGGCGCTTTGACCCAGAACGGGATCAACCCCCAGGTTAAAAACTGGAGCCGGTCAGGCGCTTCGTTGGTGATGACCGGCATCTTCGGAAACTCAAAACCGGAGACATAATACTTGGGCGTCCACGGTCCTGCTTCGACCTCCCAGTCAAACCCCTCTGTTAACTGGTACCGGTTTTCCAGGGTTTGGGCCGTAACGCTTAACGCATAGTAAAAACACATGCTCTACACTCTCACCTAATATTAGAAAAGGCTTCTCCCCCTTGGTCGTCCTATAATTTTAGCAGGACAGACCAGTAAAATCAAGCAACCATCGAAAACCAACCTAACGGCCATAACGAACAGGCATTACTATAAGATAAACCGGTCGGTGGCCAAGGATAATTCATTGGCAAGTTCGTCCAATTGTTGGGCTGATTCTTTAATAACGATCGTCGTCGAATACTGTTGTTCGAAGGTGGCGGATACCTCCTCCATCGCCGTCAGGTTGTTCTGGCTGATCTGGTGGACCTGTTCGATCTTGGTAATGACTTTCTCATTATCATTCCCGACTTGAGAAGCTGCCTCTGTAATCTGGGAAATATTACGGGCAATCATCTCAACTTTACCCATCAATTCCTTGAAGAGCGCAATGCTCCTCGCGAGTTGGTTTCGTCCTTTTTCGATCTCCGTGTTGCTTTCATCAACCGCATGAGCAACTTGCTGGTTTTTCCGGAGAATCAACTGAATAACTTCATTAATGTGTTCGACCGCCTCGCGGGATCTCCTCGCCAAAACGCCAATATTAGTGGCGACGACCGCGAAACTCCGACCATGTTCACCGGCGCGTGCCGCTTCAATGGAAGCGTTTAGCGATAAAAGGGTTGATTTTTCCGCAATATCACGAATAATATCCACCAAAATTTGAATCTGTTCTGAATCTTCAACCAAGCCACTGACCACTTCTTTAATTTGTCGAACTGAGAAGATAAAGTTATCAATCGCCTGGATCATCTCTTCAGTGGCCTCTCTCCCATGCTGTGCATCAGCGGAGGCCTCCTGGCAGATCTTGTTGATCTCCTGGGTAGCCCTGATCACCATGTTTGTTCTTGATGTTGCCTGCTGGATAGTATCAATCGCCAAATTAACACTATGGCACTGGGATTCTGCTCCAGCCGCCAATTCGTCGATCAGTTTGTTTAACTCCCCTAATGAAGTTGTTGTTTCTTCCACTACTCTAAAGAGATTATGGGTGGAGGCATTAATTTTTTTGGCATCTTGGGCAGTGCGGGTTACCATCGAACGGAGTTCCTCAACAGCATGGTTAAACGCGGAGGCGACGACCCCGACCTCATCACGGGAGGATAAGTCGACTCTTGTATTTAGATCGCCTTTGGCCAACAGTTGGGTTGAATCGCGAAGCTTGTATAAGGGCCGGATGATGGAGCGCGATACCAGGAAGCCGATCAGCAGACCTAAAGCTACACCAATAATCGTAATAATCAGTTGTAAAGTTCTGGTTGAAGAATAGATTTGCCGGCCGGTGCGAAAACTGTCGACCCCGACGATTCTTTGCGCTTTTCCCAACTCATAACAGAAACTATACAGTTTTCGCGATTCCTCTTTAAAACGGTAATATAAAGGCAAAAGATCATTTTTTCCACTTCTTAGCCCGTTACTAAAATCCTGCGCCACCGCTTCATATTCCGCCCATCTTTGCTGTAAACTTTCCCTGGTTTCATCGGGAAGATTATATAAGAAGTTTCCAAGTAAACCGACACATTCAGTCAAATTCCTGTTAAAAGCGGTAACTGAGCCGGAAGTGTTTAATTCTAATGCTTCGTAAGCACTGTATTCAGTACGGTATACGGTCAACAAGAAATCAAAGAGCGGGAAAAGGACTGAAGTATTGCTATTGAAAATATTGGCCGCCGCCTGATTCATTTCTTCAATTCCTGAATTACCGACCAAACCTACCGCAACAATCATTGCACTTAAGATAACAAGGATGATTAGAATCTTCGAAAAAACTCCGCCAAAATAAGGCCTTAATCCAGCCATCTTCATTGTAATTCCCCTCCCAAGATTAAAGTAGGGAGCTTCCGGACTGGAAATGAATGCCCTTTCTTAATCTACGAAAACCGGTGCGAATCTTACCGGACGATGAGAGGGAAAACAAAACTGACACCTTTATTAATTGCTATGTTATTTAAATTGGCGTTCAGATTCTCTAATTTATTCTACAATCTACTTCAATTTTATCTATTTTTTTTCGTCTTAATATCCAACCAGACCGCTAAAAGAAGGATAGCACCCTTGATGATCATCTGCCAGTAGGCTTCGGTATTCATCATGCTCATTCCGTTATCGATACTTGCCATCACAAGAGCACCTAACACAGCACCGGGAATACTCCCAATCCCGCCCAAAAAGCTCGTTCCACCAATAACACAAGAGGCAATGGCATCCAGTTCGGCCCCGTCCCCGGCCGTAATTGTTCCCGCGTTTAGACGGGCGGTGGTCAGAACGCCGGCGATCGAAGCAAGGAAACCTGCTAAAATGAAGACCACCAGCGTCCGGCGGCGGACATTAATCCCCGACAAACGAGCCGCTTCAATATTACCGCCCATGGCATAGACCTGGCGACCAAATTTTGTGTTGTTGGTAATGAAAGAAAAGATTACCGCCAGCACCAAAACGATGATCACCGGATAAGGGATCCCTTCGTATTGGTATAAGACATAAGTGGCCAGGATAATTAAACCGCAGTACAGAATGATGGTCAGGATCTCCAAATAGAGGGGCAAAACCTTAAAGCCGTACTTCAGCTTTGAACGGCGAGACCAGATGCGGGCAAAGACCAAGCCAATGATGATGATGGAAGTTAAGATGATCCCGGGGACAAGACTTAGGTAGCCACTGCTTAAAATCTTAAAACTAGGATCAAGAGGGGCTACGGTTTGGCCTTTCGTGATCCCCAATAAAACCCCACGGTAAGCCAGAAGACCGGCCAAAGTCACAATAAAGGCCGGAACATTATGATAGGCCACCCAATAACCATGAAAGGCACCGATTAAGACACCAAAGCCCAAAGCAACCAAAATGGCCACCGGGGTCGAAACATTATGCCACACCTGTAAAATGCTGGCGATCCCTCCGGTCAACCCCAAAACCGATCCAACCGACAGCTCAATATGGGTGGTAACAATAACCATCACCATACCGATGGCCAAGATGGCGGTAATTGACACTTGACGGGCCAAGTTAGAAAGATTACGCGGGGTGAGGAACCGTCCCTCAGTCAGAACAGTAAAAAGCAGCCAGATAACGACTAAAGCAATAATCATCGTGTAGGCACGCAGATCGAATCTGGCGTTCAGTCGCGCGAACAAACTTTTTCTGGTCACACTGGTGGTTGGTGTCGATTCTCGAACAACGTTCATTTTAGTTCCCTCCTGTTGCTGCCAACATGATCTTTTCTTGGCTTGCTTCGTCATGTCTAAATTCGCCATTGATTTTCCCTTCATAGAGGACAAGTATTCTGTCACTCATCCCGAGAATCTCCGGTAGTTCAGAGGAGATCATAATGATCGCAACCCCTTGTTTTTTCAGTTCATTCATGATATTGTAAATCTCATATTTTGCCCCGACATCAATGCCTCTGGTGGGCTCATCCATGATTAGAATCAAGGGCTTGGTTAAAAGCCATTTGCCCACCACCACTTTTTGTTGGTTGCCGCCGCTCAGATTATTCACTTTTGTTTCCAGCGAGGGGGTTTTGATACTTAAAGTTTTCACCATCGTTTGCGAATCGTAAACTTCGGCGTTCGAGTTAATAACCCCGGATTTACAGTATTTCCTTAAATTGGCGAGGGTCAGATTCTTTTTAACGTCATGGATTAGGACTAAGCCATAACGTTTACGGTCTTCGGTAACCATCGCCAAACCGTTATTGATCGCATCCTGGGGGCTTTTAATCTCGACCTGCCGGCCGTTGATATAAACCTCGCCATAGCTTTCGCCCGGAAAGCCACCGAAGATACTGCTCATCAGTTCGGTACGGCCGGCGCCCATCAAACCGGCAATTCCTAAAATTTCACCACGCCGGACATAAAAGCTGGCATTGTCAACGATCTTCCTCCGGGGATTATCAGGATCAAAAACATTGTAGTTCTTTACCTCGAGGATTATTTCCCCGGTCTCATGATCAACACGGGGGAAACGGTTTGATAGTTCCCGACCAACCATCTTCGCAATAACTTCATTTTCAGAGGTTTCCGCAATCGGCTTGGTGTCAACCGTCTCTCCGTCGCGAAGAACCGTAACCGTATCAGCAATTTCGAAAATCTCATTAATTTTGTGGGAGATATAAATACAGGTCACCCCATCCTGTTTTAACTTGCGCAAAATGTCCATCAGGGTTTCCACTTCATTTTCCGTCAGCGCTGCACTAGGCTCATCCAGGATTAAGATCCGCGCTTTTTTGGAAAGCGCTTTTGCGATCTCCACCATCTGCTGATGCCCAACACCCAGGTTGACAACTTTTGTGCGCGGATTGATATCCAACTTCACCGCTGACATCCACTTTTGAGCTTCGTAAAACAACTGATCCCAATTGATGATCCCGAGTCTATTTGGTTCATTACCTAGGTAAATATTCTCGCCCACGGTCAACTGCTTTACCAGCGTTAGCTCTTGATTAATAATGGCGATACCGGCAGCTTCGGAGGATGCAATGTTATGAAATCTCTGTTCTTCCCCATCAATGATGATCTCTCCGCTATAAGTTCCATAGGGGTAAACCCCACTTAGGATTTTCATCAGTGTCGATTTTCCGGCACCGTTCTCGCCGCAGAGCGCATGGATTTCACCGGCGCGGACTTTAAAATTAACGTTGTTTAGCGCTCTGACCCCTGGAAATTCCTTCGTAATATTCCGCATTTCCAGGATATAACCGGCCATACGACCTCCTCCTCTCGGCGTTCCAGACAATGATTGTTGGGTCCGAAAATTGCAGTTATCCTTGTTATAATGGAGCTAAATCGAATGCTAGGGAGAGAGAGGAAATCCTCTCTCTCCCGCCTTCCACCACAGGATAGACGTACCCTGCCTATCCTTATTTCTCCTTGGGCCACTGGTCCTTCGGAACGTTACGATACACTTGTTCGATGGTGTAGAAACCATCCTTGATAATCACATCATACATGTTCTCTTTGTAGACAGGGATCGGATCCAGCGCGATATAGGGCACATCAACTTTACCGTTGTTCACGGTCAGATTGGCTTCCACTTTTTCACCCTTGGCCAGCTTAACAGCGGCTTGGGCCGCAGCGGTCGCAATCGCTTTAATCGGTTTGTAGACGGTCACCGTTTGGGTCCCCTCAACAATCCGTTGGCAAGCAGCCAGGTCGGCATCCTGTCCGGAGACCGGAACTTTCCCGGCGAGTTTTTGGTCGGCTAAAGCTTGGATGACGCCGCCGGCAGTACCGTCATTGGCCGCCACCACCGCATCAACTTTGTTATTCAGCATGGTGAGGGCGTTTTCCATGTTCGCTTGGGCAATGGCCGGATCCCAGTTGGGGGTGAACTGATCATAAACGATCTTGATCTTCCCTTGGTCAATGTAGGGTTGAAGCGCCTTCATTGCCCCATTCTTAACCAGGTAAGCGTTGTTGTCGGTCGGTGAACCGCCGATGTAAACAAAGTTACCCTCAGAAACCTTGGAAAGAACACCCATGGCCTGTAAATAACCGACCCGCTCATTATCGAAGGAGATATAGAGGTCAAGGTCACAGTTTTTGATTAAACGGTCATAGGCAATAACGGGAACCTTTGATTTATGCGCAGACTCAACAATCGCCGCCGCCGCTTCACCATCATGGCAAACAATGACGAGGACGTCAATCCCTTGCGAAAGCAGGTTCTCGCACTGGGAGATCTGTAACGCATCGTCGTTGTTCGCGGCTTGGACTAGAACCTCAGCGCCTAATCTTTCCGCTTCCGCTCTAAAGAAGTCTCTGTCTTTCCCCCACCTTTCTTCCTGCAAAGTGGCGAGCGAAAACCCAATCCTGATTTTCTTCGGCGCCGCCATCGTCAACGAAGAGGCGACCAAAACAAACAATAAGCTGAGAATCAATAAATTCCGCAAGTTTTTCACCGCAATTCCTCCTTATAAATTTTTTTGGAAAGAATCGATGAGTCTCGCCATGAGACTCATCGTCTTCCTAAATATAAATTAACATCAAGTAACAGATTTGTATCTGGAATCACTTGCGGAATTGAATAACTATATTGTCATTAAATTCCATTGTCGTTGGCCAACAGAATCACAATAGCATTTTTTTGCAGTCAGAATTGTTTAGCGGTATACGGTATGTTCCGGTAGATATCTTCAGGGCGGTGAAAATCATCTTCAATGACGATGCTGATGTTAGACCGGTCAATCGCGATTGGCGTTATTATTTCGGCCGGGACAAAATGCTTTCCGTTGAAAACAGCCGGGCTATTGGTGGCGATCGCTTTATTCTCCGCCAAAAGCATCGCCAGTTCAGCGGCGCGATAAGCCAGTTGGCGAATGGGCTTATAAACGGTCATCAGTTGGGTGCCCTCGATAATCCGCTGGCAGGCGGAGAGGTCGGCATCATGACCGGTGACGGGGATTTTCCCCGCCAACCGCCATTCGGATAAGGCCTCAATCACCCCGCTGGCCAGGCCGTCGTTGGCCGCAAGCACCGCGTCAAAATCCACCCCATCCAAAAGGAGCCGGGAGATGGTGGTATAAGCCTTTTCCGGCAGCCAATTCTCGGCCCATATTTCGGAGACAATTTCAATCTGGTGCTTTTCCACCAAGGGCGTCAGGATATTTCTGTAACCCTGATTAATCAGATAAGGATTGTGATCGGTCGGTGGCCCGTTGATTATAACATAACGTCCGGAAGGAACTTCCTGCGTCAGACGTTTCGCCATCAACTCGCCAACCTTAACACTATCGAATGAGATATATAAGTCTAAATCGGCGTTTCGAATCAAACGGTCATAAGAAACAACTTTTATACCAGCTCTTTTGGCAATTTCGACCGCTTCCGCCAAGCGGTCCAGATCTTGTGGAACAATGATCAAAACGTCCACCTTATTGTTGATAAAGTATTCCACCTGTCTAACCTGTAAAATCCAATCGTTATTGGCCGATAAGGAAATAAACTCTCCCCCGCACTCCACAATTTTTTCTTCCATATAATCCCGATCCCTTTTCCACCTTTCTTCTTGCAGAGTAGCCAGGCTTAAACCAATCTTCACCCGCCCCGGTTTATTGTTATGTTCGATCGACGGTAAGCTCCACCGGTAAGTGACCATCCTGATGATAATTAGCAACAACAACGCCAATAGAAACAGGGTGTTTTTTAATTTTCTCCGTTCCATAATAAACAATCACCTCTTTAGTAACGGTCTCCAGAGGTCTTTATCTTAAAGCAAACAGAGATAGCAATTCACCACCGTTTTCACCCAGTTCTCCTTACTCGCTGCCTGTTTGTTTGCTAACCCAATCGGACGGTGCGACCCCAAAATACTTTTTAAAGATCCGGCTGAAATAGTTGGGATCATTATAACCAACTAAGAAACAGCACTCTTTCACCGAGCGTCCCTCAGCCAACAACTGGACCGTTTTTTCCATTCGTAACCTGGTTAAATATTCCGAAAAACTCTCCCCCAGTTCCTCTTTGAACAAACGGCTTAAATAAAAAGAACTGACATTGACCTGCTCGGCCAACCATTCCAAGGAGATATGCTTCTGGTAATTTTGGTCAATAAGCGCTTTCGCCTCTTTTATGACGGGCTTAATACTATTTACTCTGTTTTCCCGGACCGAAGCGGTCATCAACTTGATCTCCGCTGCGATTAGACTGAAGACCTTTTTTAGATCAGCGCTTGCTTGAAAAATTTTACTGGTCCTTTCATAGCTTGGCACAAATAGATCAAGGCCGCCGTTTTCTTTGGCGATCCGGTAGGAGGTAAGATAAAAAACCAAAAGTTCAAACAATAACTGATCCTTATGTTCTTCACTGATTTGGGACAATATGGAGTTTAATTTGTCCAGCAGAGGCTGGACCTTCATGGCATTGCCAAAGGAAAGGGCATTCCATACCTCCTGAAAATAAGCGGTTAGTTGGTCCTCCCACAATAAACGCGGGGGTTTAGGCAACTCGTGATAATAAACAATTCTCTCCGCGCTTCCCGTTTTATTGAGGGCTTGAAGCGCTTCGTAATAGGACTGCCTCAACTTCGTCGGATCCGAATAGATCTCGCCAACGCCAAGGACAAGCCCTTGACCGGGGCTTCCGGGCGGCAAGTGATTAAGGATCTTCCAGCCGTAGTTTTCGACGATTTTTTTCGCTTCTTCGCCCGGCTTTACCGTGAGCGGGAAAAAGATCGTTAACGGGTTTGTTTGCAACGGGCCAATAAAACATTTAAACAGATGCCGGATCTGATCGGCGAGAAACACCAGATATTCCCGGACTTGGTATTTATGCTCCTCATAATCCGGACTGGCGGTTTCTTCCCGTAGAGAAATGGCCAGAAAAAAGCCGCTGTTAAATTCAAACCCCAGCAATTTCTGGTATTCATAAAATTGTGTCCGGCTGATCCCATTAACCAGCGCATGCAAAAACTCGCTTTCAATAAAGGGAATGATCTTTTTGAATCTTTCCCGCAGTTCCAAGTCTTTTTGTCGCTCAAGTTTGATCTGTTCGATCCTGTCTCTCGCTTTACTGATAATTTGAAGCAAGTCGTTTTTATTTATTGGTTTAACCAAATAAGAAAAGACATTTAAATTTAGATTAATCACTTCCTGGGCATAGATAAAATTGTCATAAGCCGAGAGAATTATAAAGATCGTCCCGCACGTTCCAAAGGCCGATCCCGGTTGTATGACCGGATACTTTTCTCCCTTCCTGTAATCGTTTCACCGTCTCACTGTCCATGCCCAGCCCGTTGTCGGAGACATCGATGATTACCGATTCATCATTTTGGTAGGCACGGACCTTAATTTCGCCGCCTTCCTCCAGCTGTTCCACCCCATGAATCAAGGCATTTTCCACAATCGGCTGGATGGTCAGGAGCGGGATCTGGAAATCGGCAATGGCCGGGTCGACGTCAATATGCAAGTCAAACCGGTCGCTGCCATATCTGGTTTTTAAGATAAAAAAGTAGTTTTCCAAGTTGTCCGTTTCCTCGCGGATGGTCACTGCCGTATTGATCTTGCGGAGGCTATAGCGGAGTAGTTTGGAGACTTTATCAATAAAATCAGCTGTTTTGTCCGCGTCCTCCATAATGGCCAACTGGACGCCGGCGTTGAGGGTATTGAACAAAAAGTGGGGGTTAATCTGCGACTGCAGGGCGTGGAGTTCCGCTTCTTTGAGGGTGTTTTTCATGGCCAAGTTCTGATATTCCTGTTCTTGCAGTTTCTTTTCCAGATCCGATTTGTTTTTAATCTCTGAGATCAACTTGCCAATGCTTGTCGCCATTTCGTTAAAGGCCTGGGAGACGACGGCAATTTCATCATTGGACGAGACCGGCAAGGGGGGGAGTTGAAACTCGCCCCGGGAAATGGTCTCCGCCGCCTCAACCAATTTCTTCAACGGCTTTGTCAACCGAAAACCGATCCATATGGTGGAGAGGATACTAAAGATAATCGCCAGGATGATCATGAAAAGGCCGAGCCGTTGGATAAAGTTGATCCGCTCTGTAATCAAGAGGTATTGCATGCTGCTCTCTTCCAGTTGTTTCGTGATCAACCGATCAACCGCCCATTTAATGTTGGTATTATAACGCAATACCTCCGTGAAGGCCCCGGAATACCCCGCACTGTCCCTGGCTCTTTTGAACCGCACCGCCGCATCGGCTTCCTGCAAAAAAAGCTTGGTCATTGTTTTTATATTCTTGAGGAGCAGATAGTTTTCGATACTGTCCCCGACAAGCTGTAGATCGGTATATTCCGATTCCACTTCCTGATAATAATGGTAGTAACTGCGCAACATATCAGAACTACGCTCGACCAGGAATTTTTCTAAGGAAATGACGATATTATCAATGTTTGAACTAAATTCCCTCAGTTTGAGGGAGTTCGCCAAGAGACTGTTTATCCTGGATAACAAATTGCTTTGCCTGTAGTAGCTAAAGAAACTGACCGAGGTAAAGATGATAATCATGGTTAAGAATGAAACCATAAATTTATTGCGGATTGATTGTGTGGGTTGTTTACTCACCTTCCTCACCAGCCCGTCCCTTCATGATGAGTTTGCTGTACATCTCATCCACATTGGTCGAATCTACCAAAAAGATTGGGAGATAATAGTTCACTTAATTCCTTTCATGATCACCGATCTTGGTGATCATAAAAAAGGACGGGATTAAGAAAAGATCCTTGTGAAAACCCCTCAAGCGCCTTAAACGCTTTAAACGCCAATCCCTAAAAAAAGCTCTGTTCCAGAATGGAACAGAGCTTTTTATTGGGTGCGA from Capillibacterium thermochitinicola harbors:
- a CDS encoding response regulator transcription factor — protein: MKKRRILICDDEEKVVQLIQVYLHREGYETAAAYTGRQCLEKVSQFRPDLLILDIMIPEGDGFFVCQEIRKESNLPIIMLTARGEESDRVLGLEIGADDYVVKPFSPRELTARVKATLRRREWDATSKPDRMNYGDLVLDKKERRVFVAGQEVPLTPKEFDLLALMAASPSRVFSRDLLYEIVWGNDALGDVRTVDVHLTRLRSKIEERSDYRYLHTVWGIGYRFEVKQK
- a CDS encoding HAMP domain-containing sensor histidine kinase, translated to MNKIGLKLTASYILVIVVATLVLGLLFAGTARRFLFAEKQRELVRKGKQLGQTVIGFFTGEISAATGEKILEVTGQHLEAKILVLDRQGRRLAMTPGLGLRGALLSRVDFARVIKGETVVRRGYNPILGVNAIFVGTPVQTKGGQIVGAVFLIAPLTAMSGLISGLWRLGAFAALIGFAFALLLALYLSRTISAPILRLQAAAAAMAKGNFNVRVPFGSDEIGALAAAFNRMADELGKSMAALNREKHKVERILADLAEGVLAVEPNGTLMFINNKARELFGEPAALSFEAFPAIQDLIGKVVETHRPERTELNLREDTAILAHTSPLLDGEQLWGIIVVFQDITALRQVEKLRKQLNADLAHELRAPLTIIQGQTEALLDGVIEEEAEKQKALRDILGETVRLSEMVRALLEIAHLDRGPQALNKRVFCLKTLVVSLAEKYQAIAKKKKITLTTILPAGDNFLLVEADEARIGQVIRNFLDNALRYTPPGEEVLIRLQAQDDTVQVEVTDRGPGIPEAEQPLIWERFYKVNKARTAGEGGVGLGLAIAKDIIQATGGEIWVKSTEGKGATFGFSLPRLSSPPPPDHCPSPNSG
- a CDS encoding SOS response-associated peptidase, which translates into the protein MCFYYALSVTAQTLENRYQLTEGFDWEVEAGPWTPKYYVSGFEFPKMPVITNEAPDRLQFLTWGLIPFWVKAPAQAAQIRGKTLNARAETVLEKPSFRQAVQRRRCLVPADGFYEWRLFQGKKYPYYIFLKDRTVFSFAGIWEEWADPTTGELFRTYSILTTEANPLLARIHNTKKRMPVILPREQERAWLSAGLSTAELLSFLQPFPAAQMEAYTIGRLITARTANRNCPEVQAPVVYPELGEGQ
- a CDS encoding methyl-accepting chemotaxis protein, yielding MKMAGLRPYFGGVFSKILIILVILSAMIVAVGLVGNSGIEEMNQAAANIFNSNTSVLFPLFDFLLTVYRTEYSAYEALELNTSGSVTAFNRNLTECVGLLGNFLYNLPDETRESLQQRWAEYEAVAQDFSNGLRSGKNDLLPLYYRFKEESRKLYSFCYELGKAQRIVGVDSFRTGRQIYSSTRTLQLIITIIGVALGLLIGFLVSRSIIRPLYKLRDSTQLLAKGDLNTRVDLSSRDEVGVVASAFNHAVEELRSMVTRTAQDAKKINASTHNLFRVVEETTTSLGELNKLIDELAAGAESQCHSVNLAIDTIQQATSRTNMVIRATQEINKICQEASADAQHGREATEEMIQAIDNFIFSVRQIKEVVSGLVEDSEQIQILVDIIRDIAEKSTLLSLNASIEAARAGEHGRSFAVVATNIGVLARRSREAVEHINEVIQLILRKNQQVAHAVDESNTEIEKGRNQLARSIALFKELMGKVEMIARNISQITEAASQVGNDNEKVITKIEQVHQISQNNLTAMEEVSATFEQQYSTTIVIKESAQQLDELANELSLATDRFIL
- a CDS encoding sugar ABC transporter permease, translated to MNVVRESTPTTSVTRKSLFARLNARFDLRAYTMIIALVVIWLLFTVLTEGRFLTPRNLSNLARQVSITAILAIGMVMVIVTTHIELSVGSVLGLTGGIASILQVWHNVSTPVAILVALGFGVLIGAFHGYWVAYHNVPAFIVTLAGLLAYRGVLLGITKGQTVAPLDPSFKILSSGYLSLVPGIILTSIIIIGLVFARIWSRRSKLKYGFKVLPLYLEILTIILYCGLIILATYVLYQYEGIPYPVIIVLVLAVIFSFITNNTKFGRQVYAMGGNIEAARLSGINVRRRTLVVFILAGFLASIAGVLTTARLNAGTITAGDGAELDAIASCVIGGTSFLGGIGSIPGAVLGALVMASIDNGMSMMNTEAYWQMIIKGAILLLAVWLDIKTKKNR